One Panicum virgatum strain AP13 chromosome 9K, P.virgatum_v5, whole genome shotgun sequence genomic region harbors:
- the LOC120650490 gene encoding transcription factor MYB33-like, protein MERSPGAALTSSPEEEEEEKAADGHGEEAGVEQEDEEEAAPVVLKKGPWTTAEDAMLVDHVRRHGEGNWNAVQRLTGLLRCGKSCRLRWTNHLRPNLKKGSFSPDEEILIAQLHAQLGNKWARMAAHLPGRTDNEIKNYWNTRTKRRQRAGLPVYPPEVQLQLALAKRCRYDDLSPLPGAANAVQALDAAAAGYTSSRPAPLDLARQLAATSQAAQFLSPPPPFSAPSSPWAKPFARNALYFQFAHSSPVSPSKPTRPLHHPATPDLSLGYGVRGADQSRLAPLSPSPGRPRVELPSNQFGQAMPPTSAAAAAGAALPDHHQHQNAASLEKMLQELHDAIKVDPPANGDAERHGGGGAVLERHGGRENKLDGQHRDDDMGTLFDMMIPRLNAPETVPLPPAAASPNHSGSTSQHSSDDQDPSTADLGVDLPVAGGASPPDQDWGLDGVCQWSNMSRIC, encoded by the exons aTGGAGAGGAGCCCCGGCGCGGCGCTGACATCGTcacccgaggaggaggaggaggagaaggcggcggacggccatggcgaggaggctggcgtggagcaggaggacgaggaggaggctgcGCCGGTGGTGCTGAAGAAGGGGCCCTGGACCACGGCGGAGGACGCCATGCTCGTGGACCACGTCcggcgccacggcgagggcaACTGGAACGCCGTGCAGAGGCTCACCGGCCTGCTGCGCTGCGGCAAGAGCTGCCGCCTCCGCTGGACCAACCACCTCCGCCCCAACCTCAAGAAGGGCTCCTTCTCCCCCGACGAGGAGATCCtcatcgcccagctccacgcgCAGCTCGGCAACAAGTGGGCGCGCATGGCCGCGCAT CTGCCGGGGAGGACGGACAACGAGATCAAGAACTACTGGAACACGCGGACCAAGCGCCGCCAGCGCGCCGGCCTGCCCGTCTACCCGCCGGAGGTGCAGCTCCAGCTCGCGCTCGCCAAGCGCTGCCGCTACGACGACTTGTCGCCGCTGCCGGGCGCGGCCAATGCTGTCCAggcgctcgacgccgccgcggcagggTACACCAGCTCCCGGCCGGCGCCGCTCGACCTGGCTCGCCAGCTCGCCGCGACGAGCCAGGCGGCGCAGTtcctctccccgccgccgcccttctcggcgccgtcgtcgccgtgggCGAAGCCGTTCGCACGGAACGCGCTGTACTTCCAGTTCGCGCACTCGTCGCCCGTGTCCCCGTCCAAGCCGACCAGGCCGCTGCACCACCCGGCCACGCCGGACCTCTCCCTCGGCTACGGCGTGCGCGGCGCCGACCAGAGCAGGCTCGCGCCGCTCTCGCCGTCCCCTGGCCGCCCCAGAGTGGAGCTCCCTTCAAACCAATTCGGCCAGGCGATGCCGCcgacctcggccgccgccgccgccggcgcggcgctaccggatcatcatcagcatcagaacGCGGCGAGCCTGGAGAAGATGCTGCAGGAGCTGCACGACGCCATCAAGGTCGATCCGCCGGCGAACGGAGACGCCGagcgccatggcggcggcggcgcggtcctGGAGCGGCATGGTGGCAGAG AGAACAAATTGGACGGCCAGCATAGGGATGACGACATGGGTACGCTGTTCGACATGATGATCCCGAGGCTCAACGCGCCGGAGACCGTGCCGCTGCCTCCGGCGGCAGCTTCGCCCAACCACTCCGGCTCGACCTCGCAGCACAGCAGCGACGACCAGGACCCGTCCACCGCCGACCTCGGCGTGGACCtgccggtcgccggcggcgccagccCGCCGGACCAGGACTGGGGCCTCGACGGCGTCTGCCAGTGGAGCAACATGTCCAGGATCTGCTGA